The following are encoded together in the Actinomycetota bacterium genome:
- a CDS encoding histidine triad nucleotide-binding protein: MEECVFCRIVAGEMPAEILYEDEEVVAFRDINPQAPVHLLVVSRKHISSALEPAARDGKLLASVFEAVARLSEDEDIDSSGVRVVTNAGKAAGQEVPHLHFHLLGGRMMSWPPG; encoded by the coding sequence ATGGAGGAATGCGTATTCTGCAGGATAGTGGCAGGCGAGATGCCCGCGGAGATCCTGTACGAGGACGAGGAGGTGGTCGCCTTCCGCGATATCAATCCCCAGGCGCCCGTGCACCTCCTGGTGGTCTCGCGGAAGCACATCTCCTCGGCGCTGGAGCCCGCGGCGCGAGACGGCAAGCTGCTGGCGAGCGTCTTCGAGGCGGTGGCGCGCCTCTCCGAGGACGAGGATATCGACTCCAGCGGGGTACGCGTGGTCACCAACGCCGGAAAGGCGGCGGGGCAGGAGGTCCCCCACCTGCATTTCCATCTTCTGGGCGGGAGGATGATGTCCTGGCCTCCGGGCTAG
- a CDS encoding MiaB/RimO family radical SAM methylthiotransferase, translating to MAKVAVFTLGCKVNQAESEELRLLLAEAGHEVVEDPALADLCVVNTCTVTAESDRKSRKLLRRLWREGAERIVAAGCYAEIEPETVGRSPGVVAVLPNARKRGWAEEIIALLPPAGDAGVGRTRPTRRTRGFVKVQDGCERGCSYCIVPRARGEEVSVPPRSVVEMVARWRVRGCEEVVLCGVNLGRYGHGPGYDLASLVREVLGSGEGFRLRLSSLELEDLRPRWVREWSAMPRLCPHLHLPLQSGDEGILRDMGRGYTPEDFLEAAGEMRRAWPALAITTEVMVGYPGEGEAAFENTVRTLERLRPARVHVFRFSPRPGTKAWDRGDAVEPAEAERRSAALRALAERWRCSYVEERRGQGRGLLVERITCGRDGRTAWGTTEDYIKGALREPPPEAEAGKIIPVEIAGLWKGVALMRPLPREDGSV from the coding sequence ATGGCCAAGGTGGCGGTGTTCACCCTGGGCTGCAAGGTCAACCAGGCGGAGAGCGAGGAGCTGAGGCTGCTGCTGGCGGAGGCGGGGCACGAAGTGGTGGAGGACCCCGCGCTGGCGGACCTTTGCGTGGTGAACACCTGCACGGTGACGGCGGAGAGCGACCGCAAGAGCAGGAAGTTGCTGCGCCGCCTGTGGAGGGAGGGCGCGGAGAGGATAGTGGCGGCGGGCTGTTACGCGGAGATAGAGCCCGAGACCGTCGGGAGGTCGCCGGGGGTGGTGGCGGTGCTCCCCAACGCGCGCAAGCGGGGCTGGGCGGAGGAGATCATCGCCCTGCTCCCTCCCGCCGGGGACGCGGGCGTGGGGCGGACAAGGCCCACGCGACGCACCCGCGGCTTCGTCAAGGTGCAGGACGGCTGCGAGCGCGGATGCTCCTACTGCATCGTCCCCCGCGCCCGTGGGGAGGAGGTATCGGTTCCCCCCCGGTCGGTCGTGGAGATGGTGGCGCGCTGGAGGGTCAGGGGCTGCGAGGAGGTGGTCCTCTGCGGGGTAAACCTGGGGCGGTACGGCCACGGCCCGGGCTACGACCTGGCCTCGCTGGTGCGGGAGGTGCTGGGATCCGGCGAGGGCTTCCGGCTGCGCTTGAGCTCCCTGGAGCTCGAGGACCTGCGACCGCGGTGGGTGCGGGAATGGTCGGCCATGCCCCGCCTGTGCCCGCACCTGCACCTGCCGCTGCAGAGCGGAGACGAGGGCATACTGCGCGACATGGGCAGGGGATATACCCCTGAGGATTTCCTGGAGGCGGCGGGAGAGATGCGCCGCGCCTGGCCCGCGCTGGCCATCACCACCGAGGTGATGGTGGGCTATCCGGGCGAGGGGGAGGCCGCTTTCGAAAACACGGTGAGGACCCTGGAGAGGCTGCGGCCGGCCCGCGTGCACGTCTTCCGCTTCTCGCCCCGTCCCGGCACCAAGGCCTGGGACCGGGGTGACGCCGTGGAGCCGGCGGAGGCAGAGAGGCGGTCCGCCGCCCTGCGCGCGCTGGCGGAGAGATGGCGTTGCTCCTACGTCGAGGAACGTCGCGGGCAGGGGCGAGGCCTGCTGGTGGAGAGGATAACCTGCGGAAGGGACGGGAGGACCGCCTGGGGAACCACCGAGGACTACATCAAGGGCGCCCTGCGGGAGCCGCCCCCGGAGGCGGAGGCTGGTAAAATAATCCCGGTGGAGATCGCCGGCCTGTGGAAGGGGGTGGCCCTCATGAGGCCGCTGCCGCGGGAAGACGGGTCGGTGTAG
- a CDS encoding 16S rRNA (uracil(1498)-N(3))-methyltransferase: MTIPRFFVTARDLTRERVVLSGADHHHLSRVLRAKVGDEVRIQDGCGGTARALIVGIGREATDLEVTERWREEEERPRLHLFQALLKGARMDLVVEAAAELGVSCVAPFACRRSRALSEETERRVERWRAICLQSSRVAGRLYLPEVFHPLPWEEMLGSLSSFDRVLFADEQGGERPAEALEGTGWGEVALVVGPEGGFEDTERDELRARGARPVSLGPYVLRAEYAGMVLVAAARCACGLL, from the coding sequence TTGACCATCCCGAGGTTCTTCGTGACCGCGCGGGACCTGACCCGGGAGCGCGTGGTCCTCTCCGGCGCGGATCACCATCACCTGAGCCGTGTGCTGAGGGCGAAGGTGGGGGACGAGGTGCGCATCCAAGACGGATGCGGCGGCACGGCGAGGGCCTTGATCGTCGGCATCGGGCGCGAGGCGACCGACCTCGAGGTCACGGAGAGGTGGCGAGAGGAGGAGGAGCGGCCGCGCCTCCATCTCTTCCAGGCACTGCTCAAGGGAGCCAGGATGGACCTGGTCGTGGAAGCGGCGGCTGAGCTGGGGGTCTCGTGCGTCGCTCCCTTTGCCTGCCGGCGTTCCCGCGCCCTGAGCGAGGAGACGGAACGCAGGGTCGAGCGCTGGCGCGCCATATGCCTGCAGTCGTCACGGGTGGCGGGAAGGCTCTACCTGCCGGAGGTCTTCCATCCCCTGCCGTGGGAGGAGATGCTGGGGTCCCTGTCGTCTTTCGACCGCGTCCTCTTCGCCGACGAGCAGGGAGGGGAGAGGCCGGCGGAGGCGTTGGAAGGGACGGGATGGGGGGAGGTGGCGCTGGTCGTGGGTCCCGAGGGGGGATTCGAGGACACGGAGAGGGACGAGCTGCGCGCGCGCGGCGCGCGGCCGGTCAGCCTGGGGCCGTACGTACTGCGCGCCGAGTACGCGGGGATGGTCCTGGTGGCGGCGGCGAGGTGCGCGTGCGGGCTGCTGTGA
- the dnaJ gene encoding molecular chaperone DnaJ, translating to MKDYYAILGVARDADQEQIKRAYRRLARRYHPDVAGGDRESEERFKEINEAYEVLGDPEKRHRYDLFGETGIAASPFERGFEGFGSPFGDIFNLFFGGGQGRARTASPRRGSDLLAVVEIELEEAYSGARREIEVPRHESCPECGGSGLEKGFGHDLCPDCGGEGRFTRTRRSAFGTFTSTTTCRRCGGSGEINTHPCGGCAGRGIREILDRVEVEIPAGVEDGDRIRMSGRGEAGQLGGPPGDLFVEVRTREHPVFTRHGRDLHAVVSVDMVEAALGAEVDIPTLDGEEKLHVPPGSQPGDSFRLRGRGMPEVHSRARGDLYLTLEVRIPRRLTAEQKRLLREFQRQRSRDEEAPGVMERLRKAVRQKA from the coding sequence ATGAAGGATTACTACGCCATACTCGGTGTCGCCAGGGATGCCGACCAGGAACAGATAAAAAGGGCGTACCGACGGCTGGCGCGTCGCTACCATCCCGACGTGGCGGGAGGCGACCGCGAGAGCGAGGAGCGCTTCAAGGAGATAAACGAGGCCTACGAGGTGCTGGGCGACCCGGAGAAAAGGCACCGCTACGACCTCTTCGGGGAGACGGGGATCGCCGCGTCCCCCTTCGAACGGGGCTTCGAGGGATTCGGCAGTCCCTTCGGGGATATCTTCAACCTCTTCTTCGGAGGCGGCCAGGGGCGTGCCCGCACCGCCTCACCCCGTCGGGGCAGCGACCTCCTGGCGGTGGTGGAGATAGAGCTGGAAGAGGCTTACAGCGGAGCGCGACGCGAGATAGAGGTGCCCCGGCACGAGAGCTGCCCGGAGTGCGGGGGCTCGGGGCTGGAAAAGGGATTCGGGCACGACCTCTGCCCGGACTGCGGGGGAGAGGGGCGCTTCACCCGCACCCGGCGCAGCGCCTTCGGCACCTTCACCTCCACCACCACCTGCCGGCGCTGCGGGGGCAGCGGGGAGATCAACACCCATCCCTGCGGCGGCTGTGCGGGAAGAGGGATAAGGGAGATACTCGACCGGGTGGAGGTGGAGATCCCGGCGGGCGTGGAGGATGGCGACCGTATCCGCATGAGCGGAAGGGGCGAGGCGGGGCAGCTGGGCGGGCCTCCCGGAGACCTCTTCGTGGAGGTGAGGACGAGGGAGCACCCCGTCTTCACGCGCCACGGGCGCGACCTGCACGCGGTGGTGAGCGTGGACATGGTGGAGGCGGCCCTGGGGGCGGAGGTGGATATCCCCACCCTGGACGGCGAGGAAAAGCTGCACGTGCCCCCCGGCAGCCAGCCCGGCGACTCCTTCCGGCTGCGCGGGAGGGGGATGCCCGAGGTGCATTCCCGCGCCCGCGGCGACCTCTATCTGACCCTGGAGGTGAGGATCCCACGGAGGCTGACGGCGGAACAGAAGCGCCTCCTGCGCGAGTTCCAGCGCCAGCGCTCACGCGACGAGGAGGCGCCCGGGGTCATGGAGCGCCTCCGCAAGGCAGTGAGGCAGAAGGCTTGA
- the hrcA gene encoding heat-inducible transcription repressor HrcA encodes MLDKRQQKILKAVVHRYIMTGSPIGSKALAESLNLGVSPATIRNELSKLEGMGYLYQPHTSAGRVPTHLGYRFYVDSLSGRTRLREEEKQAILTLFSYKTRELEGLLQETSSLLSRLTSTAALIIAPRLRRNTIKHIDVVKLAGEVVLLVIITDTGRVEKKAIEVTGEELDEDLEAVQSYLNRRLQGKGLEEIYAEESGGEKKGGGRPLSGLTRRALEAIRDMLSRDDYEKVYVGGTVNLLRYLDEEGVRRIESLLKHFEEQYFLFNLLSEALRARELTVRIGDENAFKELQSFSLVATPYAIGDEMMGTVSVLGPTRMDYARVIPTVEFIAKSLSRTLEMLRG; translated from the coding sequence ATGCTGGACAAAAGGCAGCAGAAGATACTCAAGGCGGTGGTGCACCGCTATATCATGACCGGGTCGCCCATCGGCTCCAAGGCCCTGGCCGAGAGCCTTAACCTTGGGGTGAGCCCGGCCACCATCCGCAACGAGTTGAGCAAGCTGGAGGGCATGGGATACCTCTACCAGCCCCACACCTCCGCGGGACGCGTGCCCACCCACCTCGGATACCGCTTCTACGTCGACAGCCTGAGCGGGAGGACGCGCCTGCGCGAGGAGGAGAAGCAGGCCATCCTCACCCTCTTCTCCTACAAGACGCGTGAGCTGGAGGGCCTGCTGCAGGAGACCAGCTCCCTGCTCTCCCGGCTCACCAGCACCGCCGCCCTCATCATCGCGCCGCGTCTGAGGCGCAACACCATCAAGCACATCGACGTGGTGAAGCTGGCGGGAGAGGTGGTGCTGCTGGTGATCATCACCGATACCGGAAGGGTGGAGAAGAAGGCCATAGAGGTGACCGGCGAGGAGCTGGACGAGGACCTGGAGGCGGTGCAGTCTTACCTGAACCGGCGACTGCAGGGCAAGGGACTGGAGGAGATATACGCGGAGGAGAGCGGAGGCGAAAAGAAGGGCGGCGGACGCCCCCTCTCCGGGCTCACCCGCAGGGCCCTGGAGGCGATACGGGACATGCTCTCCCGCGACGACTACGAGAAGGTCTACGTCGGAGGCACCGTGAACCTCCTCCGCTACCTGGACGAGGAGGGCGTGCGGCGCATCGAGTCGCTGCTCAAGCATTTCGAAGAGCAGTATTTCCTCTTCAACCTCCTCAGCGAGGCCCTGCGTGCGCGTGAGCTCACGGTGCGCATCGGCGACGAGAACGCCTTCAAGGAACTGCAGTCCTTCAGCCTGGTGGCCACCCCCTACGCCATCGGAGACGAGATGATGGGCACGGTGAGCGTGCTCGGACCCACGCGCATGGATTACGCGCGCGTCATACCCACGGTGGAGTTCATCGCGAAGTCGCTGAGCCGCACCCTGGAGATGCTCAGGGGCTAG
- the hemW gene encoding radical SAM family heme chaperone HemW: MRLYIHWPFCRSRCSYCDFNSRVAPGRVVDAYRRALRKELEMWAYLLEGRGGCLRSVYLGGGTPSCLSGAEVAGLLAAVTGAFGLHEEAEVTVEVNPATWSEKDFRDAVEGGVDRLSIGVQSLEDGVLRLLGRPHGAAEARRALRTALSSGARSVGADLLYGLPDPGGRAFRNSLEEVAALGIPHLSIYALTLSEEAPLARRAESGEVALPSEDAVADEYLEACEALDRRGYEHYEISNFCLPGHRCRHNLSYWRREDYLGLGAGAHSMLGGVRFWNQRSVLRYLRVLEEGRLPVAGAERVAGEEAREEMVMLGLRTARGVPERTLRRSRERLRELARAGLLALEGGRVRLTPRGMLVSNAIISELAWGGEDAARATRCSAGIT, from the coding sequence ATGAGGCTGTACATCCACTGGCCCTTCTGCCGCTCCCGCTGTTCCTACTGCGATTTCAACTCCCGCGTGGCCCCCGGGCGCGTGGTGGATGCTTACCGCCGGGCGTTGCGGAAGGAGTTGGAGATGTGGGCATACCTCCTGGAAGGGCGCGGCGGCTGCTTGCGCTCCGTCTACCTGGGGGGAGGGACGCCGTCGTGCCTGTCGGGGGCGGAGGTGGCGGGCCTCCTGGCCGCGGTTACCGGCGCCTTCGGCCTGCACGAGGAGGCCGAGGTGACGGTGGAGGTGAACCCCGCGACCTGGAGCGAGAAGGACTTCCGGGATGCCGTGGAAGGGGGAGTCGATCGCCTGAGCATCGGCGTGCAGTCCCTGGAAGACGGGGTGCTGCGCCTCCTCGGGCGCCCGCACGGAGCGGCGGAGGCGAGACGGGCTCTGCGCACGGCCCTGTCCTCCGGGGCGCGCTCCGTGGGCGCCGATCTCCTCTACGGGCTTCCGGACCCGGGCGGCCGCGCCTTCCGGAACAGCCTGGAGGAGGTCGCCGCCCTCGGGATCCCGCACCTCAGCATCTATGCCCTCACTCTGTCCGAGGAGGCGCCTCTGGCGCGCAGGGCGGAAAGCGGCGAGGTGGCGCTGCCGTCCGAGGACGCGGTGGCGGATGAATACCTGGAGGCCTGCGAGGCCCTGGACCGGCGGGGTTACGAGCACTACGAGATATCCAATTTCTGCCTCCCTGGCCATCGCTGCCGCCACAACCTGTCCTACTGGCGCAGGGAGGACTACCTTGGGCTGGGGGCGGGTGCGCACTCCATGCTGGGGGGCGTGCGTTTCTGGAACCAGCGCTCGGTGCTGCGATACCTGAGAGTCCTGGAGGAGGGGAGGCTGCCGGTGGCCGGCGCGGAGCGGGTTGCGGGCGAGGAGGCGCGCGAGGAGATGGTCATGCTGGGCTTGCGCACGGCGAGAGGGGTGCCCGAGAGGACCCTCCGCCGGTCGCGGGAGAGGCTGCGCGAGCTGGCGCGGGCAGGCCTGCTCGCCCTCGAGGGAGGGAGAGTTAGGCTCACGCCGCGCGGCATGCTGGTGTCCAACGCGATCATCTCCGAACTGGCCTGGGGAGGGGAGGACGCCGCCCGCGCCACCCGGTGCTCCGCCGGCATCACTTGA
- the lepA gene encoding elongation factor 4 has protein sequence MDKSGIRNFCIIAHIDHGKSTLADRFLELTDTVPRQKMAEQYLDRMELERERGITIKAQAVRMRYRARDGREYRLNLIDTPGHVDFSYEVSRSLAACEGAILLVDASQGVEAQTVGNAYLAVESGLEIIPAVNKIDLPASDAEGTAMEIADLMGIDPGEVLAVSAKTGEGAEELLEAVVERVPPPAGESDAPLRALVFDSTYDSYRGVIAFVRVMEGEVRQGMKIRFMATGVTAAVDEVGYFSPDMISSPGLEAGEVGYIITGIKDVTRIKVGDTVTGREAPAAEPLPGYRDPKPMVFAGIYPVDADDFTALGEALEKLKLNDAALSFVRENSKALGFGYRCGFLGLLHMEIVQERLEREYGLDLVVTSPNVVYEVEDRAGRVSYVRNPSEMPDMGALKEIREPYVQATILVPPDFLGGVMELVKERRGIYQDVSYLSGRRVELRCRIPLAEMVMDFYDQLKSRSRGYASLDYEHIGFLPGDLVRLDVLINGEPVDAFSVIVERSRAHEHGKRITQRLRELIPRQLFDVPVQAAVGGRVVARETIKARRKDVLAKCYGGDVTRKKKLLQKQKEGKKRMKMVGKVEIPQEAFISALRTGGEERGK, from the coding sequence ATGGACAAGAGCGGGATAAGGAACTTTTGCATCATAGCTCATATAGACCACGGGAAATCCACCCTGGCCGACCGCTTCCTGGAGCTGACCGACACCGTGCCGCGCCAGAAGATGGCGGAGCAGTATCTCGACCGCATGGAGCTGGAGAGGGAGCGGGGGATCACCATCAAGGCCCAGGCGGTGCGCATGCGGTACCGTGCCCGCGACGGACGCGAATACCGCCTCAATCTCATCGACACCCCGGGACACGTGGACTTCTCGTACGAGGTTTCACGCAGCCTGGCGGCCTGCGAGGGAGCCATACTGCTGGTTGACGCCTCCCAGGGAGTGGAGGCGCAGACGGTGGGCAACGCCTACCTGGCGGTGGAGTCGGGCCTGGAGATCATCCCCGCCGTGAACAAGATCGACCTTCCCGCATCCGACGCCGAGGGCACGGCCATGGAGATCGCGGACCTTATGGGCATCGATCCCGGGGAGGTGCTGGCGGTCTCCGCCAAGACCGGCGAGGGGGCGGAGGAGCTCCTGGAGGCGGTGGTGGAGCGCGTGCCGCCCCCCGCGGGGGAGTCGGATGCGCCGCTGCGCGCCCTGGTCTTCGACTCCACCTACGATTCCTACCGCGGGGTGATCGCCTTCGTGCGCGTTATGGAGGGAGAGGTCAGGCAGGGGATGAAGATCCGCTTCATGGCCACCGGGGTAACCGCCGCCGTTGATGAGGTGGGTTATTTCTCCCCGGACATGATCTCCAGCCCGGGCCTGGAGGCGGGGGAGGTGGGCTACATCATCACCGGCATCAAGGACGTCACCCGCATCAAAGTGGGGGACACGGTGACGGGAAGGGAGGCTCCCGCCGCAGAACCGCTCCCCGGCTACCGCGACCCCAAGCCCATGGTCTTCGCGGGCATCTATCCCGTGGATGCGGACGATTTCACCGCCCTCGGCGAGGCCCTGGAGAAGCTGAAGCTCAACGACGCCGCCCTGAGCTTCGTGCGAGAGAACTCCAAGGCGCTGGGCTTCGGTTACCGCTGCGGGTTTCTCGGGCTCCTGCACATGGAGATCGTGCAGGAGCGCTTGGAGAGGGAGTACGGGCTGGACCTCGTGGTGACCTCACCCAACGTGGTCTACGAGGTGGAGGACCGGGCGGGAAGGGTGTCCTATGTGCGCAATCCCTCCGAGATGCCGGACATGGGGGCCCTGAAGGAGATCAGGGAGCCCTACGTGCAGGCCACCATCCTGGTGCCCCCTGATTTTCTCGGGGGAGTGATGGAGCTGGTCAAGGAGCGTAGGGGCATCTACCAGGATGTGAGCTACCTCTCGGGTCGGCGGGTGGAGCTGCGCTGCCGCATCCCCCTGGCGGAGATGGTCATGGATTTCTACGACCAGCTCAAATCGCGCAGCCGGGGGTATGCGTCGCTGGACTACGAGCACATCGGGTTCCTCCCCGGAGACCTGGTGCGGCTGGACGTGCTCATCAACGGAGAGCCGGTGGACGCCTTCTCAGTCATCGTGGAGAGGAGCAGGGCGCACGAGCACGGAAAGCGCATCACCCAGAGGCTGCGCGAGCTCATCCCGCGCCAGCTCTTCGACGTCCCGGTGCAGGCGGCGGTGGGCGGAAGGGTGGTGGCCCGGGAGACCATCAAGGCCAGGCGCAAGGACGTACTGGCCAAGTGCTACGGCGGCGACGTGACCAGGAAGAAGAAGCTGCTGCAGAAACAGAAAGAGGGCAAGAAGCGCATGAAGATGGTGGGCAAGGTGGAGATCCCCCAGGAGGCCTTCATCTCCGCGCTGAGGACGGGCGGGGAGGAGAGGGGGAAGTGA
- the rpsT gene encoding 30S ribosomal protein S20 yields the protein MPNIKQQEKRMRQAEKRRMRNRSRKSEIKTYIRRFEAARQRGDREECQLYLTKAIKALDKAAGDGIIHKNNAANRKSRLMRKFNALS from the coding sequence TTGCCCAACATAAAGCAGCAGGAAAAGCGCATGCGGCAGGCGGAGAAGAGGCGCATGCGCAACCGCTCGCGCAAATCGGAGATCAAGACCTATATCCGCCGCTTCGAGGCGGCCCGGCAGCGGGGCGACCGCGAAGAGTGCCAGCTCTACCTGACCAAGGCCATAAAGGCCCTGGACAAGGCGGCCGGCGACGGCATCATCCACAAGAACAACGCCGCCAACCGCAAGTCGCGCCTCATGCGCAAGTTCAACGCCCTCTCCTGA
- a CDS encoding phenylalanine--tRNA ligase subunit beta codes for MELRVSLEWLREYVHFDLDPHELAELLTMAGTAVDAVERLGAGLEGLLVGRVMEVRPHPDADRLSVCRVDLGGRQAEIVCGAPNVREGMLAPVAPPGVRLPDGSDIGEVVIRGVTSCGMLLSERELGLSDDAAGIMELEGAPEPGTPLKVALGEEDTVLVLEVTPNRPDCLCMLGVAREVAALTGGRLVRPSFELRECDPPTGEEVEVEIRDPDLCSRYAARLIEGLSIGASPWWMRRRLRAAGVRPISNVVDITNYVMLEAGQPLHAFDFELIAEGRIVVRRASAGESMVTLDGVERRLTPDDLLICDASGPVALAGVMGGENTEIGEGTTRVLLESAHFHPAGIMRTSRTQGLSSEASYRFERGVDPSGCVRAADRAAYLMQELAGGKVRRGAVDARARETAPLRLDLRVGRAARLIGIDLHEERARDILVSLELEVKGRREEKGEAVLDLEVPTFRPDLEREIDLVEEIARIYGYHRVPSTLPASSASMGMLSMQQRCRREAARTMAGLGLHEAVTVSFISERWLELLDPPRVLFPRRAVRLRNPLSEETAVLRPSLLPGLLEAARFNVNRRITDVHLFEMGRVFLPAAGEAQPREPLHLACLLTGDWMPKQWDGAAQAVDFFTAKGILERLASSLHVPGLELEREELPFLHPAQSCAVLVEGSRAGFLGLLHPRVCDEVDLPRNTAVMELEFSRLEESRAEPHFREIPRFPTLQMDLAVVVDEEVEARDLETAIREAGGELLYEVRLFDLYRGEQLGEGKKSLAFNLVFCAMDRTLRDEEARSVLEDIVFALERGYGARLRA; via the coding sequence ATGGAATTGCGGGTCTCTTTGGAGTGGCTCAGGGAATACGTGCATTTCGACCTCGACCCCCACGAGCTCGCCGAGTTGCTCACCATGGCGGGGACGGCGGTGGATGCGGTGGAGCGGCTCGGCGCGGGGCTGGAAGGACTGCTGGTGGGACGCGTGATGGAGGTGAGGCCCCACCCCGATGCCGACCGCCTCTCGGTCTGCCGGGTGGACCTGGGGGGCCGTCAGGCGGAGATAGTATGCGGGGCGCCGAACGTGAGGGAGGGTATGCTGGCGCCGGTGGCTCCCCCGGGGGTCAGGCTGCCGGACGGAAGCGACATCGGCGAGGTGGTGATCCGCGGCGTGACCTCCTGCGGGATGCTGCTCTCGGAACGCGAGCTCGGCCTTTCCGATGACGCGGCGGGGATCATGGAGCTGGAAGGGGCGCCGGAGCCCGGCACGCCGTTGAAAGTGGCGCTGGGCGAGGAGGATACCGTGCTGGTCCTGGAAGTCACTCCCAACCGTCCCGACTGTCTCTGCATGCTCGGGGTGGCGCGGGAGGTGGCGGCCCTCACGGGGGGAAGGCTGGTACGACCTTCCTTCGAGTTGCGGGAGTGCGATCCTCCAACCGGCGAGGAAGTGGAAGTGGAGATACGAGACCCCGATCTCTGCTCCCGCTACGCGGCCCGCCTCATCGAGGGGTTGAGCATAGGGGCCTCGCCGTGGTGGATGAGAAGGCGACTGCGCGCCGCCGGGGTCAGGCCCATCAGCAACGTGGTGGATATAACCAACTACGTCATGCTGGAGGCGGGGCAGCCCCTGCATGCCTTCGACTTCGAGCTCATAGCGGAGGGAAGGATCGTGGTGCGCCGGGCTTCCGCGGGCGAGAGCATGGTCACCCTGGACGGGGTGGAGCGCAGGCTGACCCCCGACGACCTCCTCATATGCGATGCGAGCGGGCCGGTGGCCTTGGCGGGGGTCATGGGGGGCGAAAACACCGAGATCGGAGAGGGCACCACCCGGGTGCTGCTGGAATCGGCCCACTTCCATCCCGCCGGCATCATGCGCACCTCCCGCACCCAGGGCCTGTCCTCCGAGGCCTCTTATCGCTTCGAGCGCGGCGTGGACCCCTCGGGATGCGTGCGCGCCGCCGACCGCGCCGCCTACCTGATGCAGGAACTGGCGGGAGGGAAGGTCAGAAGAGGGGCGGTCGATGCCCGCGCGCGGGAGACCGCCCCCCTGCGGCTGGACCTCAGGGTGGGACGCGCCGCCCGCCTCATCGGCATCGATCTCCACGAGGAGAGGGCCCGCGATATCCTGGTCTCCCTGGAGCTGGAGGTGAAGGGGAGGCGGGAGGAGAAGGGAGAGGCGGTGCTGGACCTGGAGGTCCCCACCTTCCGGCCCGACCTGGAGCGGGAGATCGACCTGGTGGAGGAGATCGCCAGGATATACGGTTACCACCGCGTCCCCTCCACCCTCCCCGCCAGCTCGGCGAGCATGGGCATGCTCTCGATGCAGCAGAGATGCAGGAGGGAGGCGGCGCGGACCATGGCCGGCCTGGGCCTGCACGAGGCGGTGACGGTCTCCTTCATCTCCGAGCGCTGGCTGGAGCTCCTGGACCCCCCGCGCGTACTCTTTCCGCGACGCGCCGTGCGCCTGAGGAACCCCCTGAGCGAGGAGACCGCGGTGCTGCGGCCCAGCCTCCTCCCCGGGCTGCTGGAGGCGGCGCGCTTCAACGTCAACCGCCGCATCACCGACGTCCACCTCTTCGAGATGGGGAGGGTCTTCCTCCCCGCGGCGGGAGAGGCCCAGCCGCGGGAACCCCTGCACCTGGCGTGCCTGCTCACGGGAGACTGGATGCCCAAGCAGTGGGACGGCGCCGCCCAGGCGGTGGACTTCTTCACCGCCAAGGGGATACTTGAGAGGCTGGCCTCCTCGCTGCACGTGCCCGGATTGGAGTTGGAGAGGGAGGAACTTCCCTTCCTCCACCCCGCCCAGTCCTGCGCGGTGCTTGTCGAAGGGTCGAGGGCGGGGTTCCTGGGACTGCTGCACCCGCGCGTCTGCGACGAGGTGGACCTGCCCCGCAACACCGCGGTCATGGAGCTGGAGTTCTCCCGCCTCGAGGAGAGCCGGGCGGAACCGCACTTCCGCGAGATCCCGCGCTTTCCCACCCTCCAGATGGACCTGGCGGTGGTGGTGGACGAGGAGGTGGAGGCCCGCGACCTCGAGACGGCTATCAGGGAGGCGGGGGGAGAGCTGCTCTACGAGGTGAGGTTGTTCGACCTCTACCGCGGCGAACAACTGGGAGAGGGGAAGAAGAGCCTGGCCTTCAACCTGGTCTTCTGCGCCATGGACCGTACCCTGCGGGACGAGGAGGCGCGCTCCGTACTCGAGGACATCGTCTTCGCGCTGGAGAGAGGGTATGGCGCGCGACTGCGCGCATAG